A stretch of the Pseudomonas helvetica genome encodes the following:
- the mutL gene encoding DNA mismatch repair endonuclease MutL, whose amino-acid sequence MNTAARIELLSPRLANQIAAGEVVERPASVIKELLENSLDSGAKRIDVDVEQGGVKLLRVRDDGSGISSDDLPLALARHATSKIRNLEDLEQVMSLGFRGEALASISSVARLTLTSRTRGADQAWQVETEGRDMAPRVQPAAHPVGTSVEVRDLFFNTPARRKFLKTEKTEFDHLQEVIKRLALARFDVAFHLRHNGKTILSLHEAHDDAARARRVAAICGAGFLEQALPIEIERNGLHLWGWVGLPTFNRSQADLQYFFVNGRAVRDKLVAHAVRQAYRDVLFNGRHPTFVLFFEVDPAGVDVNVHPTKHEVRFRDGRMVHDFLYGTLHRALGDVRPEDHLAAPVATAIVRPTGIEAGEFGPQGEMRLAANALLEQPQAQPSFNTTAGSGAGAGYQYQYTPRPQSGVPVAEAQAAYREFFAPLPEANATALPDGQGDIPPLGYALAQLKGIYILSENAQGLVLVDMHAAHERIMYERLKVAMASEGLSGQPLLVPESIAVSQREADCAEEHVSWFQRLGFELQRLGPETLAIRQIPALLKQAEANRLVHDVLADLMEYGTSDRIQAHLNELLGTMACHGAIRANRRLALPEMNGLLRDMENTERSGQCNHGRPTWTQLGLDDLDKLFLRGR is encoded by the coding sequence GTGAACACCGCAGCGCGTATCGAGCTGCTCAGCCCGCGACTGGCGAACCAGATTGCCGCCGGTGAGGTGGTCGAGCGTCCGGCTTCGGTGATCAAGGAGCTGTTGGAAAACAGCCTCGACTCCGGTGCCAAACGTATCGACGTCGATGTCGAGCAGGGCGGCGTCAAGCTGCTGCGGGTTCGCGACGATGGCAGCGGGATCTCCTCCGATGATTTGCCGCTGGCGTTGGCGCGACATGCCACCAGCAAGATTCGCAATCTCGAAGACCTCGAGCAGGTGATGAGCCTCGGCTTTCGCGGTGAGGCCCTCGCGTCGATCAGCTCCGTGGCGCGCCTGACCCTGACGTCCCGCACCCGAGGTGCCGATCAAGCCTGGCAGGTCGAGACCGAAGGCCGAGACATGGCGCCTCGCGTCCAGCCGGCCGCCCACCCGGTGGGTACTTCGGTTGAAGTGCGCGACTTGTTCTTCAATACTCCGGCGCGGCGCAAGTTCCTCAAGACCGAAAAAACCGAATTCGATCACCTGCAAGAAGTGATCAAGCGTCTGGCGCTGGCGCGCTTCGACGTGGCGTTCCATCTGCGCCATAACGGCAAGACCATCCTCAGCCTGCACGAAGCCCATGACGACGCGGCTCGCGCCCGGCGTGTGGCGGCGATCTGCGGAGCGGGCTTCCTGGAGCAGGCGCTGCCCATCGAGATCGAGCGCAATGGCCTTCATCTGTGGGGCTGGGTCGGGTTGCCGACCTTTAACCGTAGCCAGGCGGACTTGCAGTATTTTTTTGTGAATGGCCGTGCGGTGCGCGACAAACTGGTGGCCCACGCGGTGCGCCAGGCCTATCGCGACGTGCTGTTCAACGGTCGGCATCCGACGTTCGTGCTGTTTTTCGAAGTCGATCCGGCGGGCGTCGACGTCAACGTGCACCCGACCAAACATGAAGTGCGCTTCCGTGACGGGCGCATGGTCCACGACTTCCTCTATGGCACCTTGCACCGCGCCTTGGGCGACGTGCGTCCGGAAGATCATTTGGCTGCGCCTGTCGCGACAGCCATAGTCAGGCCGACCGGAATCGAAGCCGGCGAGTTCGGCCCGCAAGGTGAAATGCGTCTGGCGGCCAATGCGTTGCTCGAGCAGCCGCAGGCACAGCCGTCCTTTAATACGACGGCAGGCTCGGGCGCCGGCGCCGGTTATCAGTATCAATACACACCGCGTCCGCAGTCGGGCGTGCCGGTGGCCGAAGCGCAGGCTGCCTATCGCGAGTTTTTTGCGCCATTGCCGGAAGCGAACGCCACGGCGCTGCCAGACGGTCAGGGCGATATTCCGCCGCTGGGGTATGCGCTGGCACAGCTCAAAGGCATCTACATTCTTTCGGAAAACGCCCAGGGGCTGGTGCTGGTGGACATGCACGCGGCGCATGAGCGGATCATGTACGAGCGGCTGAAAGTCGCGATGGCCAGCGAAGGCCTGAGCGGCCAACCGCTGCTGGTGCCAGAGTCGATTGCCGTCAGCCAGCGTGAAGCCGATTGTGCCGAAGAGCACGTCAGCTGGTTCCAGCGCCTCGGTTTTGAACTTCAGCGTCTGGGCCCGGAAACCCTGGCGATCCGGCAGATTCCGGCCTTGCTCAAGCAGGCCGAGGCCAATCGTCTGGTTCACGACGTATTGGCAGACCTGATGGAATACGGCACCAGCGACCGGATTCAGGCACACCTGAACGAACTGCTCGGAACCATGGCCTGCCATGGCGCTATTCGCGCCAACCGACGCCTGGCCTTGCCGGAAATGAACGGTCTGCTGCGGGACAT